The sequence below is a genomic window from Myotis daubentonii chromosome 14, mMyoDau2.1, whole genome shotgun sequence.
gtttttaattttctcttgccGGCGTAAACAGCCAAGTGTTCCACGAGAGAGTGCTGATCATGTCTCGTGTTGCTGGttgggaagctgaggcccagaaaggttgGGAAATCGGCCAAGTCAAGGTTATAGCTCAGAAGAGAGCCCAGGACAGTGTCACGGTGCAGAATGCTTGCCCATCTCCATCTGCCAGCGTTATAACTCACTTTACCACATTTTCTGCATCTGCCCACAACTTTTTAGCTCATGAAATACACATGATCTCGTTTCTGCCCAGCAAACCCCTAGGCCCTCCTGTCCTTTGTCTAATTCTGTTTTTCCCAAAGTCACTGGACAATCGATTACCTCTGTAGAGTTGAAGCTCATCCTTCAAAAGTTCAGGCTCCCCATGCTCAGCACCTGGGTGGAGACAAACCCCCCTAGTCAGTTCTTCCCGGGAGAGGCAGCCCAGGGCAGCTTCCATCTCGCACCCGCATGAACCCTTAAAAAGTCTTGTGCTGGGGGTAAGCTGGGCGGTAGTCAAGAGGCAAGACAGCCTAGCAAGCGCTTCCCCTTTACTCTGTGGTATGCCCCCACTTCCCCAGCACACCCAGAGGTGACTGTGTTCATTTACTAAGAAAGAACTGGAGGTCTGAGAGGCCTTGTTGAAAGTCAGTAATAACAGTTGCTACTTACtgagcacttaataaatgtaCCAACACTGCATGAAGTACTTTATATTTAATAGTTCATTTGATCCTCCTGGAAATCCTAGGAAGGAGGTAGTAGTCCCTTTTcctcccccattttacagataggaaactgaggctcagggctaTTTCCTGAAGTTCACATGGTCAGTGACAAgtccaggattcaaactcaggcctATCACCAAAGCCCACAATCCTAATCGTTCTTATCTCCAGAAACAGAATCCAGAGCTCAACTCCAGCTTCATGGGCAGCATTTATTAGACAACTCCTGTGTGCCAGGATTTGTACTAGGTTCATACAGGCTCTTACCCCATGCTCTTTTCTTCCCATGATCCATTTGGGctgaaatttatcttttttttgcaaaattatttttccgttgttaaaaaataaaacatgctcaTTGTCAAATATTTATACTATAGAATATAGAATAGTtccaataagagaaaataaaaatcactgccgggagccggtccatccttgctgtttcaagggacctggcatatatggcatactgttcttaatatgtttgctcaccttcttggcactatgtgttttaaccagggtcacctctctgagaaaggttgtttccccgggtaaggattttcccctgaagttagggagggaataaaaccccttaactaagtgctaggcgggtaattaatcactttaactacgaacaatcatgcttaaactacataatctttactccctggaatggagataagaaacgtcctaacctttggaatagagattgataggattggaatcaactggtataaatacagatgtaacaagacaacaggacacagaacttagacacagaacctacacagaacctagagacagaagaacttcgctggagagaacatggcaaaagatcctggacagaaactggagacagaacctagagacagaacctagcgagagaacctggctgaagaacctagagacagaacctggctatagaacatggcaagagaacctgactagaacctggtgactgaacctggctgaagaacctggacagaacctggctggagaacctagcaggagaactggctacagaacctggctggagaccctgacaagagaacctggctatgatgatcacctgaacgctgcctctgtgtcattccttcttcaccgactccatccacacctttggggacccctggacctgctggggttggaccctagCAAATCACCCATAATTTAACTACCCAGAGATAACCACTATTAGCATTTGGGTAtttttccttccagtcttttttgTAGCCACACATGAGTGAAATTGTACAAAGCGTATATGCGGTCAAACTGATGATATGATTTGacatctttctttttcacttcagAGCGATATAAAGAACAGAGAGCTCTAACCGGGACAGGATGTGGCATCACTGACCTGTTCTGCAGTTGGTGGACATTAGGTTGTTTCCCAACTATAAACAATGCTGCTAGGAACATCTTCACACAGACATGCTCAGGCCCAGGGAGAAACTCAACAGTGAGCCGAGTGGGAAAAGGAGAAATGGTTAAGGCCTGTTGCCTACCCGGTGAGCCGCCCCTGTGGGAGTGTCCAGCCCCCCGACTCTGCCGATGTTTTCTGGTTTTTCTGGGGTGCTGGTCCTCATCACTGCTCTCTGCATGGAACAAACACAAGTTGTAGGAGAACCTCAGCCTGAAAGGAGCCTAGAATACATTGTTCTGTTGTTCATCCTCAGAATTTAGTTTTTGTGAGGAGTGTGGTCTGGGAAAAATAGACTAACGTGTTTTTAGTGATTATTTCTGGGAGACAGAGCAAAGGatgatctttttcttcttcttcctataTCTTTACATGTTCCACATTTTGTACAACGTGTCTAtgggtgcccagctggtgtggctcagtggttgagcattgacctatgaactaggaggtcacgattcgattcctggtcagggttgtgggtcggtccccagtgtgggacatgcaggaggcagccaatcagtgattctctcacatcagtgatgtttctctctctctctccctctcccttcctctctgaaatcaataaaaatatattttttaaaaatgtgcctaTGGGTAATctttcacaataaaaattttaattaaaaaagtaacaGGCTACATTAAGAACAAAAAGATGTAGGGAGAACAGTGCTGGGTGTACGACTATCAGTTAGGGTCCTGGGCCTGGAAGAAGACTGGGGGCTACAGTGAGCCGATGGGGCTGGGGGCCTTGAGGTCACCATCTGAGCCTGAAGGATGGGCATGGTCTGACTCCCAGCAGCAGGCCAGTCACTGTGGGTCAGACACCAGGATCCTGAATATCAGTCTGTCCCTGTGTGCTTCTGTGTTAATTGCTTTCTCTTAGTGTTCAGTTTTGCTAACCACAGCCAATCCCACGTGCGCTGTGGAGACAGGAGGGAAGTGCTTTATGGCCACGCTTGAGGGACATTAGTGTGGGAGCAGCACCCCCTAAGGGGCAACCAGAATCAGGACACAGAATGTCCCCTCCCACCACAAAGGAGAAACACAGGGACAGAGTCCCCCTGGCAAGAGTCCCCTGCACCTGGAAGCCCTTCTTCCAGAGCTAAAGCCCTTAGTGGGTGGGTTTGTGTACGTTTAATAAGGGCGGTGGTTTCCTTTCCAGACCCATGAGGAGACTGGCTGCGCACAAACCCACTGGACCCACTAACCATTGTCTCTCTTCTGTCCGCTGAAATAAGCACGGATTTTGTGGCCTTAAGCCTCAGTCTCATCATTTGCAACATGAGGACATAGGTCTAGGGTGCCAGGGCTTTGCAAACATTTTTACAAAGTTAGCCTCAGATTGCTTTCATCAAATAATATCTCAGACCCAGGCCCACTATGTACAACAGATCAGGAGGTCTGATTGAGGAGGAATAGACCAGGGCTAATCCTTAGGCTCCTCAGGCCCAGAAAGACCTCCAGGGAATCCCAGGTTACTGAGCCCTCTCCCAGCAGGGCAGTcagcctgtgcctcagtttcctcatctgtaaaatggtaacAATAACAGTACCTCCCTTAATGGATTGCTATGAGAATTAATTGAGTTATTACAGTGCTCAGAACAGTAGCCGGCACGTAGGTCAGCAGCATCAACACATGTTAGCTatgatgttgctgctgctgctgctataaACTCAGCCTTACATTTTGAATCAGAAGAATAAAAGTGAAAGAACATTCTGCTGTTTATCAGAGAATAATGTGATAATTTGTAATCAAGACTCAAATAGAGACACTTATTTCTCTAAACCCACTAAAGTACTTGTGGGGGAGCAATACTTAGGACATGATTTGTATGAAATactaaaaaagcaaaagcaatggTGGTCTGTGGGAGAAAAAGGGTATGGAATTTCCACTCCAGCGTGAGGGAAAGATGGGGCTACAAGGGAGGCACaagaggcggggggcgggggggagcagcCCACGAATTTTAAGGAAGCATTTCAAACCGGCAGCTTTTAATTTACTTAAACCTAATCCTACCTATTTAAAGTTTCTAATAGATATAGTATGTAAACTGTAAATAACTATATAATCAAACGCCATGaccctcaatttaaaaataaataaatgaataaataaataaatgaaagcaaaagcttTTGAGCAAGGATGCTCATGAATGGGATAAGTTGGTGGTAAGGTGGGGTGGATCTTAACAATAATAGTTCCTTTTTGGGCTTTTACTATGTGCTAGGTGCTAAGATGTTACACATGTGAAAAATGTTATCGTCATAAGAATCCTATGAGGTAACAACTTTTTTTTTGCCATCCCTATCTTAGAGATTAGGACCTCAAAGCATACAGGGTTAAGCGATTTattcaaggtcacatagctagttagTTGAACCCGGGCAGGCTGCTTGACGGACAGGTGCACTGACTCCGGCACCAGACCGTCCCTAGGAAACCTAAATGTTACTTTAGATGAGACGCAGCCACTTGAGGGGTTATCCGGGAGGCATGAGAAATAGCTGCCAAGATATGACAGAATAGCAGGGCAAAATGCAGAGGAGGAGACAGCAAACAATGTTAAACCATGAGCGAAATTGTCTATACGATTCTGTATAACTGTATACAAGTTGTGTGTACAGATAGGCGGGCTCTGGGAAGGAATGTGGACAAATAGAATTGAAGTATCAAGGTGGGGGATTATGGGGCATAGTTTTCCCATGTAAAGGTTTTCTTGAATAATATAAGATTATGTACGTGTACATTTAAATCTTTGCTGTACCTGAAGCAGAGGAGGACgaggatgaagaggaggaagaggaagatgaagaggaggaggaagaagactTGTCTCTCTTATACTGTTTTTGAGGAGAGAGTCCAGCCTCCCTGTCTTGCTTGTGGAAATCTGTCTCTCCATCTGGGAGGAACACACAGGCAAGGATGAGTGTTTCCCGCCCGTCCCACCCCAGGGACCACCAAGGCCTCCTCAGGGGTCTCTCTAGATGTGGGGAGCCAGGAGGGGCTGGTTTCTCCAGGATACTCTTCCCAGAGGCCCCAGGGTCCTAAGAAGGCCCAACGCAGAAATTTCTCTAAATATGGAGCCCAGACTGGGGCTTCTAAGGGCCCTGTCCTGCTCTGAGACCACTAGACTGGATACTAGTAAGTAGTTACCAATTGAAGATTCTCTGTAAATTTCAGGGCAGGTGGGATCAGATTAAGCCCTATCTTCCTATCTCCTATGCTGGGGCTCTCCCTAGTGCCAGCCCAAGCCCACAGAGACACTTAGAGAGTTGGGGAGCAGCTGAGGGTTCCCGCAGCTCGGAAGTGCTGGAGGACAGACTGGGCCAAgcacatatgtatgtgtgcatgtgtgtaaaaCTTCTTTAGAGGTTTCAACTGTGACTTGAGCCATTGTACCACCTGAGCTAAGCAGGGCCGTCCTCTGTTCTACCCATTCATTGCTGGACTCCACCTCCCATGAGGCTTTGCCCAGAGGATCAGAGAAGGCAGACATACAGACGACATCTTCTGTATTTCCGTGGACTTGACTGTGGTCTGGAGTCTGGGAGGAGGATCCTGAAGTCTCCATTGCCTTCCCTGGAGGAATAACAATAACAAGGAATTAATATCACTTGTAATTAATAATCCATAACAAGTAGTTAATATCCTTAATACAGAGAGAGCTTggcaaataaataagaaaaggaaaaatactcaatttaaaaagagaaacaacttacaaaaaaagaaaaatacaattagGGAAATTTGGATAATGATCATCTTTTGACAATATAAAaacttatttacttttaaaaaacaggctTTAGTATTTAagcagttttaagttcacagtaaaattgagtggaaggtacagagatttcccatattcCTCCCATCTCCATACATGCATAGCTTCCCCATTATGAACATCCTCTGCTAGTAATTTTTAGGTGTGATATTTATAATGaggttatatttatttaaagtatcCTTAAGTTTAGAgataaatactgaaatatttataataaagttaTATTATGTCTTGGacttgcttcaaaataatcctgTTGGGTAgttggagggcaggggtgaggatccaaataaacaagcATGACCATCAGTCAGTAGTTGTT
It includes:
- the TMEM40 gene encoding transmembrane protein 40 isoform X1; its protein translation is METSGSSSQTPDHSQVHGNTEDVVYGETDFHKQDREAGLSPQKQYKRDKSSSSSSSSSSSSSSSSSSSASESSDEDQHPRKTRKHRQSRGAGHSHRGGSPGAEHGEPELLKDELQLYRGAPGEVVPSGESGLRRRGSDPASGEMEEVSQLRRLNIKKDDEFFHFVLLCFAIGALLVCYHYYADWFMSLGVGLLTFASLETVGIYFGLVYRIHRVLQGFIPLFQKLRLIGFRRTD